A genomic segment from Actinomadura hallensis encodes:
- a CDS encoding helix-turn-helix domain-containing protein, producing the protein MTVDPYSPQAIWGRELRHYRRQAGLTQARLAERINFSESLISGAETGQLAASAAFAEACDRELDTGGTLLRTLDFKKAHRYPTGFAEYLEVEKKTSMIRWYEGLCIPGLLQTPDYARELHRAGRPGDTEEEIEALVATRMERQTILTGTTGPTLWALVDEPVLRRPVGSSKIMQAQIEHLLEATDHPRISLQVIPFDTGAHAGQTCCFILLTLPGGTTVAYSEDLTGGRFFERPEDLEHWLLCYESVKSVALPVKQSAELLRRIMKEEHHGSE; encoded by the coding sequence GTGACGGTCGACCCCTACAGCCCGCAGGCCATATGGGGCCGTGAGCTGCGCCATTACCGCCGGCAGGCCGGGCTGACCCAGGCGCGGCTCGCCGAACGGATCAACTTCTCGGAGTCGCTGATCTCCGGGGCCGAAACCGGCCAGCTCGCCGCGTCCGCCGCGTTCGCGGAAGCGTGCGACCGGGAACTCGACACCGGCGGGACGCTCCTCCGGACGCTCGACTTCAAGAAGGCCCACCGGTATCCGACCGGATTCGCGGAGTACCTGGAGGTCGAGAAGAAGACCTCCATGATCCGCTGGTACGAGGGCCTCTGCATCCCCGGCCTCCTCCAGACGCCGGACTACGCCCGCGAACTCCACCGGGCCGGCCGCCCGGGCGACACCGAAGAAGAGATCGAGGCCCTCGTAGCGACCCGCATGGAGCGGCAGACGATCCTCACCGGAACGACTGGACCTACTCTGTGGGCACTGGTGGACGAGCCAGTCCTCCGCCGCCCGGTCGGCTCATCCAAAATCATGCAGGCCCAGATCGAGCATCTCCTGGAGGCCACGGACCATCCGAGGATCTCCCTTCAGGTGATCCCTTTCGACACTGGAGCGCACGCCGGTCAGACGTGTTGCTTCATCCTCCTCACTCTCCCGGGAGGGACGACCGTGGCCTACAGTGAGGATCTGACGGGCGGCCGGTTCTTCGAGCGCCCAGAGGACCTAGAGCATTGGCTCCTCTGCTACGAGTCGGTCAAATCGGTGGCCTTGCCGGTGAAACAGTCGGCGGAGCTGCTCCGCCGCATCATGAAAGAAGAACATCATGGGTCTGAGTAG
- a CDS encoding DUF397 domain-containing protein — MGLSRAAWRKSSRSSGNGGACVEVAQLPQGIGVRDSKNPDGAKLIVSRDAFAALVADLKR, encoded by the coding sequence ATGGGTCTGAGTAGGGCGGCATGGCGCAAGTCGTCTCGCAGCTCCGGAAACGGCGGAGCCTGCGTGGAAGTCGCCCAGTTGCCCCAGGGCATCGGCGTTCGTGATTCCAAGAATCCGGACGGGGCGAAGTTGATCGTGTCCCGTGATGCGTTCGCGGCGCTGGTGGCCGACCTGAAGCGCTGA